A section of the Oryzias latipes chromosome 8, ASM223467v1 genome encodes:
- the LOC101168959 gene encoding phosphoribosyl pyrophosphate synthase-associated protein 2 has product MNHTKGGLVIFTANSHASSRELGKRIAERLGVELGKVQVYQEANRETRVQIQESVRGKDVFVIQTVSKDVNTTIMEMLIMVYACRTSCARSITGVLPYFPYSKQCKMRKRGSIVSKLMASMMCKAGLTHLITMDLHQKEIQGFFNIPVDNLRASPFLLQYIQEEIPDYRNAVIVAKSPASAKRAQSFAERLRLGIAVIHGEAQDAESDQVDGRHSPPTVKTTGAIHPSMEIPLLIPKEKPPISVVGDVGGRIAIIVDDIIDDVDSFVAAAETLKERGAYKIFVMATHGLLSCEAPRFIEESAIDEVVVTNTIPHELQKLQCPKIKTVDISMILSEAIRRIHNGESMSYLFRNIGVDD; this is encoded by the exons ATGAACCACACCAAGGGGGGCCTGGTCATCTTCACCGCCAACTCGCACGCGTCCAGCCGGGAGCTGGGGAAGCGGATCGCAGA GCGGCTGGGGGTGGAGCTTGGAAAAGTGCAGGTGTACCAGGAAGCCAACAGAG AAACGCGGGTGCAGATCCAAGAGTCGGTGCGAGGAAAAGACGTCTTCGTCATCCAGACGGTGTCCAA GGATGTCAACACCACCATCATGGAGATGCTGATCATGGTGTACGCCTGCAGGACGTCCTGCGCCCGCAGCATCACCGGCGTCCTCCCCTACTTCCCCTACAGCAAGCAGTGCAAGATGAGGAAGAGGGGCTCCATCGTCTCCAAGCTGATGGCCTCCATGATGTGTAAAGCGG gtCTCACCCACCTGATCACCATGGACCTCCATCAGAAAGAGATCCAAGGTTTCTTCAACATCCCGGTGGACAACCTAAGAGCGTCTCCCTTCctgcttcagtacatccaggaGGAG ATTCCAGATTACAGGAACGCCGTCATCGTGGCCAAGTCCCCTGCTTCTGCTAAAAG GGCGCAGTCCTTCGCCGAGCGGTTGCGTCTGGGCATCGCGGTGATCCACGGCGAAGCTCAGGATGCCGAGTCCGACCAGGTGGACGGGCGACACTCCCCGCCGACCGTCAAGACCACGGGGGCCATCCACCCCAGCATGGAGATCCCAC TGCTGATCCCCAAAGAGAAGCCCCCCATCTCCGTGGTAGGGGATGTGGGAGGACGCATCGCCATCATCGTG GATGACATCATCGATGACGTCGACAGCTTCGTGGCGGCGGCAGAGACGCTGAAGGAGCGAGGCGCCTACAAAATCTTTGTCATGGCGACACACGGGCTCCTGTCCTGCGAAGCGCCGCGCTTCATCGAGGAGTCGGCCATCGACGAG GTGGTGGTGACCAACACGATCCCTCATGAGCTTCAGAAGCTTCAGTGTCCAAAGATCAAAACGGTGGACATCAGCATGATCCTGTCAGAGGCCATCCGCCGCATTCACAACGGGGAGTCCATGTCCTACCTGTTCCGCAACATCGGCGTGGACGACTGA